One Dermacentor silvarum isolate Dsil-2018 chromosome 10, BIME_Dsil_1.4, whole genome shotgun sequence genomic window carries:
- the LOC119466572 gene encoding recombining binding protein suppressor of hairless, which yields MSDVYMTEEQYAGYHPAQGNYSSPHDDGPYGAATGMAGYGDYGRGSDLLMELGGQPVDMSSPPARYYKGGGGGLSDQEPSALLGSVAKGPGPPPAPQGSPHLGLQAPRAQLPPSPVASPVAVAAATVAGGESRLSRDAMDRYLRERGDMVLVILHAKVAQKSYGNEKRFFCPPPCVYLLGDGWQRKHDQLVRSGETEQGAQLCAFIGIGNSDQDMQQLDFGGKNYCAAKTLFISDSDKRKHFMLSVKLFHGNGEDVGVFHSKRIKVISKPSKKKQSLKNADLCIASGTRVALFNRLRSQTVSTRYLHVDAGNFHASSSQWGAFTIHLLDDNESEAEEFTVRDGYIHYGSTVKLVCSVTGMALPRLVIRKVDKQNAFLDADDPVSQLHKCAFYMKDTERMYLCLSQEKIIQFQATPCPKDTNKEMINDGASWTIISTDKAEYTFYEGAGPVRGPVTPVPVVSSLHLNGGGDVAMLELTGENFAANLRVWFGNVEAETMYRCAECLLCVVPDISAFREGWQWVRQPTQVPVSLVRSDGVIYATGLTFTYTPEPGPRHSGPSPYPALVHEILRPANARTHPPAPEDHGITPQGYGQHHAMGHYPGAHHQGMS from the coding sequence ATGAGTGACGTGTATATGACCGAGGAACAGTACGCGGGTTACCACCCGGCGCAGGGCAACTATTCGTCTCCGCACGACGACGGCCCCTACGGCGCTGCAACGGGGATGGCCGGCTACGGCGACTACGGCCGCGGTAGCGATCTGCTCATGGAGCTGGGCGGCCAGCCTGTCGACATGTCGAGCCCGCCGGCGCGCTACTACAAGGGCGGCGGCGGGGGCCTCTCGGACCAGGAGCCGAGCGCGCTGCTCGGCTCGGTAGCCAAGGGTCCCGGTCCCCCGCCCGCGCCGCAGGGCTCCCCGCACCTGGGCCTGCAGGCGCCGCGGGCGCAGCTGCCGCCGAGCCCCGTCGCGAGTCCCGTGGCCGTGGCCGCGGCGACGGTGGCCGGCGGCGAGAGTCGACTGTCGCGCGACGCGATGGATCGCTACCTGCGCGAGCGCGGCGACATGGTACTCGTCATACTGCACGCCAAAGTCGCCCAGAAGTCGTACGGAAACGAGAAGCGGTTCTTCTGCCCGCCTCCGTGCGTCTACCTGCTGGGCGACGGCTGGCAGCGCAAACACGACCAGTTGGTGCGCTCGGGCGAGACCGAGCAGGGCGCCCAGCTTTGCGCCTTCATCGGCATCGGAAACTCGGACCAGGACATGCAGCAGCTGGACTTCGGCGGCAAGAACTACTGCGCCGCCAAGACGCTCTTCATCAGTGACTCGGACAAGCGCAAACACTTCATGCTCTCCGTCAAACTGTTCCACGGCAACGGCGAGGACGTGGGCGTCTTCCACAGCAAGCGCATCAAGGTCATCTCCAAGCCCAGCAAAAAGAAGCAGTCGCTGAAGAACGCCGACCTGTGCATCGCCTCGGGCACGCGGGTGGCGCTCTTCAACCGGCTGCGCTCGCAGACAGTGAGCACGCGCTACCTGCACGTGGACGCGGGCAACTTCCACGCCAGCTCGAGCCAGTGGGGTGCATTCACCATCCACCTGCTGGACGATAACGAGTCCGAGGCCGAGGAGTTCACGGTGCGCGACGGCTACATCCACTACGGCTCGACCGTCAAGCTCGTCTGCTCGGTGACCGGCATGGCTCTGCCGCGGCTCGTTATTCGCAAGGTGGACAAGCAGAACGCCTTCCTCGACGCTGACGACCCAGTGTCGCAGCTGCACAAGTGCGCCTTCTACATGAAGGACACCGAGCGCATGTACCTCTGCCTGTCGCAGGAGAAGATCATCCAGTTCCAAGCGACGCCCTGCCCCAAGGATACCAACAAGGAGATGATCAATGACGGCGCCTCGTGGACCATCATCAGCACGGACAAGGCCGAGTACACCTTCTACGAAGGCGCTGGACCTGTGCGCGGACCCGTCACGCCGGTGCCTGTGGTGAGCAGCCTGCACCTGAACGGCGGCGGTGACGTTGCCATGCTCGAGCTCACCGGCGAGAACTTCGCGGCCAACCTGCGCGTCTGGTTCGGCAATGTTGAGGCCGAGACCATGTACCGCTGCGCCGAGTGCCTGCTCTGCGTGGTGCCTGACATCTCGGCGTTCCGCGAAGGTTGGCAGTGGGTGCGGCAGCCCACGCAGGTGCCCGTGTCACTGGTGCGCTCAGACGGGGTGATTTACGCGACGGGGCTCACGTTTACATACACGCCCGAGCCTGGACCGCGCCACTCGGGTCCCAGTCCGTATCCGGCTCTAGTGCATGAGATCCTGAGGCCTGCCAATGCGCGCACGCACCCGCCGGCACCTGAGGACCATGGCATCACGCCGCAGGGCTATGGCCAGCACCATGCCATGGGACACTACCCCGGAGCCCACCACCAAGGCATGTCCTGA